Within Serratia odorifera, the genomic segment GCACGGTCATCGCCATCAAGCCACATATCACCGCTCACCCGTCCGGACTGGCGGAACTGTGCGTGATGATTCGCCCTGACGGTGACGATCGCTGGTGCGAACGCACGCCGTTGGTCGACTATCGCCAGGCGCCTGCATCCGAGATCGTTGCGCGTATCCATCAGGCCGGCATTGCCGGGCTGGGCGGCGCCGGTTTTCCCACCGCCAGTAAACTGCAGGGCGGCGCGCATGGCGTGGAGACACTGATCCTCAATGCCGCCGAATGTGAGCCCTATATCACCGCCGACGATCGCCTGATGCAGGAGCATGCCGATCAGATACTGCAGGGCACCGAGATCCTGCGCCATCTGCTCCAGCCCAAAACCACGCTGATCGGCATTGAGGATAACAAACCGCAGGCCATCGCCGCGCTGGAACTTGCGCTGCGTGAACACCCACACATTGCGCTGCGGGTGATCCCCACCAAATACCCGTCCGGCGGCGCCAAGCAGTTGACCAAAATTCTCACCGGCAAAGAGGTACCACACGGTAAGCACTCTTCTGCTATCGGCGTGTTGATGCAAAACGTCGGCACCGCCTTTGCCATCAAGCGCGCCATTATTGATGGCGAACCGTTAATTGAACGCGTTGTCACGCTGACCGGCGACGCGCTGAGCCAGCCCGGTAATCTGTGGGCGCGCATCGGCACCCCGGTCGAGCATCTGTTGGCATTTGCCGGCTTCCAGCCGCAGCCGCAGCAGATGGTGGTGATGGGCGGGCCGCTGATGGGCTTCACCCTGCCGGCGCTCAATGTGCCGATTGTCAAAATCAGCAACTGTCTGCTGGCACCGACGGTGGACGAAATGGCGCCACAGGAGCCGGAACAGTCTTGCATCCGCTGCGGGCTGTGCGTGGACGCCTGCCCGGCCGGTTTGCTGCCACAGCAGCTCTATTGGTTCAGCCGCGGCCAGGAGCACGACAAAGCGCGCAATCACAACCTGTTTGACTGTATTGAATGCGGCGCCTGCGCCTACGTGTGCCCAAGCAATATTCCACTGGTGCAGTATTACCGGCAGGAAAAGGCCGAGATCAAGGCCATCGATCAGGAAGCGGCACGCGCCGCCGAAGCCAAGGCGCGTTACGAAGCCAAACTGGCGCGGATGGAACGCGAGAAACTGGCGCGTGAACAGCGTCACAAGAAAGCGGCGGTGAAACTGACCGATGACGATCAGAGTGCCGTACAGGCTGCGCTGACGCGTGTTCGCAGCAACAGCACCGCCGCCGAAGGCAGCGCGCCAGGCGGGCAGGAACCGGACAATAGCGCGGTGATTGCCGCCCGTGAAGCGCGCAAAGCGCTGGCGCGGGAACGCAAGGCACAGCAGCAGACCGATGCCGCCGCGCCGGCTGTAACCGAGGCTGCTGCACCGCAGCAAGAGGATCCGCGCAAGGCCGCCGTGGCCGCCGCCATCGCCCGCGCCAAAGCCAAAAAGGCCGCGCAGCAGCCACAACAGGCAACCCCGGCTGCAGTCGAGGCTGCCGCGCCGCAAGAAGACGACCCGCGCAAGGCCGCCGTGGCCGCCGCCATCGCCCGCGTCAAAGCCAAAAAGGCCGCGCAGCAGCCACAACAGGCAACCCCGGCTGAAGCCGAGGCTGCCGCGCCGCAAGAAGACGATCCGCGCAAGGCCGCCGTGGCCGCCGCCATCGCCCGCGTCAAAGCCAAAAAGGCCGCGCAGCAGCCACAACAGGCAACCCCGGCTGAAGCCGAGGCTGCCGCGCCGCAAGAAGACGAATCCGCGCCAGGCCGCCGTGGCCGCCGCCATCGCCCGCGTCAAAGCCAAAAAGGCCGCGCAGCAGCCACAACAGGCAACCCCGGCTGCAGTCGAGGCTGCCGCACCGCAAGAAGACGATCCGCGCAAGGCCGCCGTGGCCGCCGCCATCGCCCGCGTCAAAGCCAAAAAGGCCGCGCAGCAGGCGCAACAGGCAACCCCGGCTGCAGTCGAGGCTGCCGCGCCGCAAGAAGACGATCCGCGCAAGGCCGCCGTGGCCGCCGCCATCGCCCGCGTCAAAGCCAAAAAAGGCCGCGCAGCAGGCGCAAACCGAGAAAGAGAATTGAGATAACGCCTTGCAGGATGCAAGGCGCTTAGTCGATAGAGATCAGGTAGGTGTAGTTGACGTTAATCTGGCGCATTTTGGCATCCTGCTGCCACTGCGCAAGATCGATGATTTCCATTTCAATGCTGCCCTTCACTTTATGGCGCAGGCCTGGCATCACATGGGTAATCAGGTAGGAAAAAAACTGCACGCACTCTTTTGCCGTCCCTTGATGGGTAATCGAAATATATTCACGCTCGGGCAGATGAATGTTATCGATCTGATGACCGGAAAGAATATCCTTACGATGCGGCTGCTCTACCGCCATGGTATGCACCGCAGAAAATTCACCGTAATCACAACTGCGAGCCGAATGGATGCTGTAGACCTTATGGCAGTCAACGCTTAATCCCTTAAAGAAGTCGTTGAAAATTTCATCTTTCATCGCCATACAGGAAGCATGCTCCATGCCTTCCCTTACGTCAAAATCCAGTCGCCGCGTAAACCCCGCCAGCTGCATCTCCGGCAGCGTCAGTCGCTTCACTTCCGGGTAATAGCCCTTTTCGTACTGTGCCTCGAAGTTAAAACGCGGCATCAGGTTTTTTACGTCCCATTTGTCCATCGAACGGTAGCGGTTTGGCGTAGTGCCAAACCGCTGCTTGAACATGCGCGTAAAGGTTTGTTGCGAGTCGAAGCCCAACTCATCAGAAATATCAATAATTGAACGACGAGTGATACGCAACGCCACGGCCGCGCGCGTCAAAATACGTGAGCGGATATAGGTTGCCAATTGGATACCGGTGATCCGTTTGAACTTGCGTTGCAGATGCCACTTGGAATAGCCGGATATCCGCGCTACTTCGTCAAGATTTGGCCGTGTTTCCAGATGTATTTCGACCCACTCAATCAGCTCTTCAATAAAAAAAACGTCTTCATTTGTCATTATTATTCATTCACTAACTTAATAATACTCGGGATAATAACCTAGATGGATTATGCAGAAGTTGTTATTTTGTGCGAATAAATGTACCAAAATAAACATCTTGTCATTAGGGATATTGCACATTTGACGTGGTTTTAACGCCAGGCAGCTCACTTTAACATCAAGCTAACGCAAAACGCTGGCGAAAAAAACCACACAATTCTCTTGCCAACGCCACAACGCGTGCTAAAAATCCGATAAC encodes:
- a CDS encoding helix-turn-helix domain-containing protein, with protein sequence MTNEDVFFIEELIEWVEIHLETRPNLDEVARISGYSKWHLQRKFKRITGIQLATYIRSRILTRAAVALRITRRSIIDISDELGFDSQQTFTRMFKQRFGTTPNRYRSMDKWDVKNLMPRFNFEAQYEKGYYPEVKRLTLPEMQLAGFTRRLDFDVREGMEHASCMAMKDEIFNDFFKGLSVDCHKVYSIHSARSCDYGEFSAVHTMAVEQPHRKDILSGHQIDNIHLPEREYISITHQGTAKECVQFFSYLITHVMPGLRHKVKGSIEMEIIDLAQWQQDAKMRQINVNYTYLISID